A window of the Eriocheir sinensis breed Jianghai 21 unplaced genomic scaffold, ASM2467909v1 Scaffold264, whole genome shotgun sequence genome harbors these coding sequences:
- the LOC126991353 gene encoding 39S ribosomal protein L19, mitochondrial-like, whose protein sequence is MAGVAAGRVCPGLSRLVQGVCTEAWGCQQVRGVFFRPKPISKEPIRLLPYIPTQDPDIIRKMPQDFRFVYPEFLPDPSPIYRNRMRERLERQDMLSRRAVMPIPEFYVGSIMAVTVADPNASGKTNRFVGICIQRGGAGLRAWFILRNVIDHQGLEIKYEMYAPLIQSIEVLRLEKRLDEELLYLRDALPIYSTFPLEMEPEVLQEGAPVPVNPIKVQLKPRPWHERWERKNLQGVQDLGLPERFYQKAKLLEKPWEKFDLMKEYRATIPEEEQADIFREISPQYPMMETTRRRTKRKRVVPSQS, encoded by the exons atggcgggggtggcggcgggCCGGGTGTGTCCTGGGCTCTCTAGGCTTGTGCAAG GTGTTTGCACAGAGGCATGGGGGTGCCAGCAAGTGAGGGGAGTATTCTTCCGGCCTAAACCCATCTCTAAGGAGCCCATTCGGTTGTTGCCCTACATACCAACACAGGACCCAGACATCATCAGGAAGATGCCCCAGGACTTCAg ATTTGTGTACCCAGAGTTCCTGCCAGACCCTTCACCAATATATAGGAATCGCATGCGGGAGAGGCTGGAGCGGCAAGACATGTTGAGTCGGAGGGCTGTTATGCCCATCCCGGAGTTTTATGTTG GGTCCATCATGGCTGTGACTGTGGCAGACCCCAATGCATCTGGCAAAACCAACAGATTTGTGGGTATCTGCATCCAGCGTGGTGGTGCGGGACTTCGGGCATGGTTCATTCTTCGCAATGTGATTGATCACCAAG GTTTAGAGATCAAGTATGAGATGTATGCACCGCTGATACAGAGCATCGAGGTGTTGAGGCTGGAAAAGCGGCTGGATGAAGAGTTGTTATATCTGAGGGATGCACTCCCCATCTACTCCACCTTCCCTCTGGAGATGGAGCCAGAGGTTTTACAGGAAGGAGCACCAGTACCTGTTAACCCCATCAAG GTTCAATTGAAACCGAGACCATGGCATGagcgatgggaaaggaaaaaccTTCAGGGTGTTCAAGACTTAGGGCTCCCAGAAAGATTTTATCAGAAGGCAAAGCTTTTAGAGAAACCATGGGAGAAGTTTGACCTAATGAAGGAGTACAG AGCTACAATTCCTGAGGAGGAGCAAGCAGACATATTCCGTGAGATCTCCCCACAATACCCAATGATGGAGACCACACGGCGTCGGACCAAGAGAAAGCGTGTTGTGCCATCTCAGTCCTAA